Proteins co-encoded in one Papaver somniferum cultivar HN1 chromosome 5, ASM357369v1, whole genome shotgun sequence genomic window:
- the LOC113282070 gene encoding protein PTST, chloroplastic-like, with amino-acid sequence MTSVSRWSTNVHGSWFSLHSKKLVCEDTHRFSFSVVVHTTRKGFQSLSILHDASMGKHPTCHPSWRISAMTISLHDKLSSSPQEDESSISSDVAPLDAPKKILSQNLASGKLISLVADSERSKLLKKLSEANQHNRFLKRQLQIKDDALVEFKSDVAVMELEIQALVVLAEEIAKTGIPPGSRKINGKYIHSQLISRLEGVHRKLKEQLKDVEVVQSKEVHLHWNGMAETVQVMGSFDGWSRGENLSPEYTGSYTQFSATLMLRPGRYEVKFLVDG; translated from the exons ATGACAAGTGTATCAAG GTGGTCTACTAATGTACATGGTTCGTGGTTTTCCTTGCATTCAAAAAAGTTGGTTTGTGAAGATACCCACAGATTTTCATTTAGTGTGGTCGTTCATACTACAAGGAAAGGATTCCAAAGTTTAAGTATTCTGCATGATGCTTCTATGGGGAAACATCCCACATGCCATCCATCATGGAGAATATCTGCAATGACTATTAGTCTCCATGACAAACTTTCATCGTCACCTCAAGAAGATGAATCAAGCATTAGTAGTGACGTTGCTCCCCTGGATGCACCGAAGAAGATACTTTCACAAAATCTAGCTAGTGGAAAG CTAATTTCACTGGTGGCTGATTCTGAAAGATCGAAGCTTCTCAAGAAACTAAGTGAAGCTAATCAACACAATAGGTTCCTCAAACGTCAG TTGCAGATAAAGGATGATGCTTTAGTAGAATTTAAGAGCGATGTTGCTGTCATGGAACTGGAAATTCAG GCATTGGTCGTGCTGGCAGAAGAAATAGCTAAGACTGGAATTCCTCCAGGTTCAAGAAAGATAAATGGAAAATACATTCATTCTCAACTCATTTCCAGATTAGAAG GTGTACACAGAAAGTTGAAGGAACAGTTAAAGGATGTGGAGGTAGTACAATCCAAGGAAGTTCACTTACATTGGAATGGCATGGCTGAG ACTGTTCAAGTAATGGGATCATTTGACGGTTGGAGTCGAGGAGAGAATTTATCACCTGAATATACTGGTTCTTATACTCAATTCTCAGCAACGTTAATGCTCAGACCGGGAAG ATACGAAGTCAAATTCTTAGTAGACGGATAG